The following is a genomic window from Phyllostomus discolor isolate MPI-MPIP mPhyDis1 unplaced genomic scaffold, mPhyDis1.pri.v3 mPhyDis1_scaffold_20, whole genome shotgun sequence.
GCAGGACACCATGAGCCAGGCACTGCATCCTGCTCCTGAACCACTGGAGCCAGCAGGTCACTGCCTCCTTCCTGTGGGTGAGGGACACAGTTCAATCTGGATGCAACCCCCAGAACATACACTAGGGGAGGAGCTCCTTTCCTGAATGGGTGACTTTGAGCTTCCCCCTAATCTGCTCTGGGTTCCCTTATTCAAGTGTATTTACATGAATATTTTCTGCAGGTGAATCCATGGGTTTTAGTCCAAGTGACTCTGTGAACATTGAAAACAGAATTATGTGCAAAGAACAGAAATGAGAAATGGGAAAATGACATAAAGCAAAGGCAGAAGTGGTCAATTTCTCTATAATGAGTTTCTCTTTTTATGCAcatgttgtgtgtatgtgtgtgtgtgtgctagtgatgatggtggtgatttTTGTGACATTACTGAAGAGATGGAAGATGTTTTCTACCACTTAAATGTATATTCCAACAGTCAACgagatatttttataattttttaaagattttatttgtttatttttagacagaagggagggaggacaaaagacagggagaaaaacatcaatgtgtggttgcctctcatgtgccgcttactggggacctagcccacaacccaggcatgtgccctgactgggaatcaaacctgtgatccttATGTTcacaggcttgcactcaatccactaagccacactagccagggcaagatattttttaaagatctaaataaatacaatatattaatatAGAGGAAGAAATGTGAAACAGGAAAGGAAACTATTAACTTTAGTTACTTCAGAAggttgagatttaaaaaaaatggtgaaaatgtTAACCTTTTTTTACATCTATGTGTCATTTGACTTGTCACTTTTTATATAACAAAGTGAGaactggaaaaaaggaaatgggaagaaaggaaaaagagacaaaaactacaaataagaagggaaggaaacaaggaaggaaggaagccacaCTTCAAACTATTCCCAATAATCACAAAAGGAAATTCTCTCTTTCATACTTAGTTTTCCCAAGCTAATGTACCCCTCACCTACAGTATTTTTGCTACAGGAATTTATATCCCTCATGGGCCCTCTGCATtgactatttatttctatttgctCCATATAGCACACACAGTATAGTACTTGGTTGTAACACAGATAATACTGCCATCTCATGGCCAGATGTAGCTTTGCAATGTTAAACACACAACCCCCAAATGATGATCATCCTCCttagtaattttcaaataaaaggatTCATGCAGTCTTCGTCCAGTTCCATCATCTTACTGTGGAGGCTCTGAAGCTTATATCACACTATAGGCTTAATTTCTTCACTTCTAACCAGTTTCCCAGTACTACTCAGATTAACATTAGCTTTTTTTTCCTCACCTCAGGAcacttttcattgctttcaaacagagagggagcaagagaaacatcaatgtgagagagaaacatctactgaccatcttctcatacacaccctgactggggatggaacctgaaacctggctatgtgccctgaccgagaaccaaacctgcaaactttcagtcGACCACAGGACCCCCAACAAATTGAGCCACACTTCCTGGACAGGACAGACTAACATTAACTTTTATtaagataaacaaatgaataccCAAAGCTACTGACACTGTATGTGCACACAGATATGAGAATCAGTTTGATATCAAATCGATTCCTGGTAATTTTAAATTGGAAGTGCATATTTGAAAgcacagctttttattttctgcccaCAGTGCTTAATATGTCTGGTAATTTCTCTTATTCATTTACCCAAGTTGTTCTCCAGACcctccctctgtgccaggcaaGGTACTAGTGCAGGGGAGTCCACAGTGAGCAAACCGACCTCCTCTCGGGAAGCCTACACTCCAGTGAAGTGAAGCAAACAATAAATGATGATATTCCCCACAGCCtaacttccagggatctactagAAATgttctctctcaaaacaaaataataaggaTTTGGGTAGGGAAGATCTCATTAAGCAAATACTTTAAGTAGAATTTCTCCTGAGATTAGAATTGTTCTTCAAATCTCTTGACagtgggttgttgttttttttttttttttcttttatccggAGCAACAGAGGCAACAGGTgatgaaaacaaatgtaaaatatgattCAAGCAATATAAAAGTCACACTCTTCAAAGAGCCCTGAAAGGCAGATGCTCTCAGAGATTCTGAATATTTATTCACCAGGTAAACTACTAAAAGAAttcttttaagattgtatttatttattcatttttagagatgggaaaggagcgagaaagagagggagagaaacaccaatgcatggttgcctctcatgcacgccccactggagacctggtctgcaactcaggccaGTGCCCTAACTAGAAATCCAaatggtgatcctttggttctcacgccgacactcaatccactcagccacaccagccaggcctaaaaGAATTCTACAGCCATCTGAAATCAGACACAGAAGCCCTCGCAATAGGCTAAACTGAATCTCTGAAGgacatctctctctctgctggaCCATCCATTCAAGGTCAGCCAGCCTCCTGCACGATTTCACAGCTCTGTGCATAGGAGTCTGAGAGGATGGAAAAACAGTCCTAAGACCAGCACCTTTCAGAATGAGGTCACTAATTttgaaacttaaaattttctgttatttggtTCAAATGTTAATTTAACCAGTCTCTTCCTCAATTCCTTACCAAACTGCTAGAATTAAGTTCCTTCCTTCCAAATATATGGATTCCTTTTTTATATTGAGAAAATGACTCAAAAAATCTTAacactattttcttttcagttcccctctttttttttttctagtgcaaTGATAAAGGGCCAGATTGGGCAGTGATAAGGTCATAGATGCTGTGAAGAAGATTCTTTGGTAATTCTGCAAACACAAGCCAAAGAGGtaaccttttctttctcctgtgaaAAGGATACTGAGTGCTTTTCCTTACGCAAGCTCTTTTCTTTAAACTTGGTAGAAAGGCAAGAACACCCTGtagtggaaggaaataaaatatgcctAGGCCACCCCAAACTCTGTCCATTTCCCTAACTCTGCCCTAGCTCCACCAGGATGTGTAACAGTGAATGAAtgtgaaggaaaaggaatatTTCCAGAAACAGGTTTGGGTTGGGCCTTCTCCTAAGAGTAAATAGCAGTCCCATTCTAGTTTGTCTCACACAACACTGGGCCAGTCTTTATCCCTCACCTTTGGGATCTCATAGCTGTTCACTGACAGCCCAGGTCCCACAGTTCATTGTAGAAATCAAGCGTTTCAAATAACTGGATGTTCTCACACCAAACTGGCCTGATGGGGAGGTCAAGGCGCACAGAAAGCAGCCTATTCCATGACCCCACGGCTCTATGGAATTCTCTGAAAAGCGCTCTTAGCAGCACCCCAACTTGCCCTCATCCTCTCAGCACCACCTTTCACCCTGTCCCCACTGCCTCTCCCTAGCGCTTCTGGGATAATCACTTTCTAAACATGTATTGTTTATCCTCTAATGTCACTGGGACCTTGTTTTCAGATACTTTCTATATTGAGTTGTAACCTTGGCTATTTTTGTGAGCTTTTAAACTTAAATTCCAACTATTTTACATGATATTAGCAACATCAAATAGTCTAAAacttggaaaaatttaaaataatttgccctgactgggaggctcagttgattggagcatcatcccatacaccaaagatTGTGGGGTCAATTCTCattcagggcacaaacctaggttgtaggttcaatatTTTATGCATAATCCTAATGCcggctctttctcttttctatagCCTCGCTAAAGAAATAGGAACTAGTCTTCCCatccattttcaaataaattgtgCTCCGATACTCTGAATCTCAGGCAGCAAAAATCtggtatttcttctttccttgaaGACAAAGGGCATGCTTCACATTTTCTATGAACCCTGAAGAGACAGCTATATTAAGTATTATTAATGctgtaaatatctgttaaatattaatatagGAATAAGCAATCTTAGAAAATAACCAATATAAAATCTCTTGGAATTTTCTGATGGAAATTAAATTGGCAAACATATGAATACTTACACATGATTTGTATTTACTGTTACCATTTTAATTGTTTCCTAAAAGTAGCTATTTAAATTACAAAGGTATTTTATAGTTAAATGACAAATGTCTGGATCTCAAACCCTAGTGTGTGGATATTCAACAAAAGGAATGAGATGAGCACACTTTATTCCTCTATCTTTTGTTATTATCTGATTTAGGTATTTCAAATTCTTTCTAGGCATATATATCACACAAAGTAAATATCAAACCCTGCATTAATCCATGCttttataataaacaataataattcaTCTGTAACTGTATACCAAAAAATCCAACCTAAACCATTGGACCACATAAATCTATcaatcaatataaataatatcctggagcaataaaaaaacataatgtCCACTTCATTTGTTATAATAAAACTAGACACATATTGCATAAGAATGAGATAGTCCCTCACCAGCCAGGTGAGCCAAGAGTCTGGTGAAAAAGATCAAGCAGAGAAAGAAGCACTGTGTGAGATCAGTGGGGTTTGGTGACATCCATTCAATCAGCCATTCAGtcattcagaaaataattatCACTTGTACAGTGCGAGATGGATGACTAAGGAAGGATATGTTAAGGATTTAGGCAATGGCAACACAGTGCGATACACACTCTGGAAAGTGTAAGCATGGTTCTTGGGAATCAGGAAAGCctttttaaaggacacatggtgaAGGGAGCATTATGTAggtgaggaagcagagaaggCAGCCTGTGCACAGGAGCACGCTACTGAGAAAGCCCAAAGGAGTCCTGTGCATTTCAGCAATAACAAAGATTGTAAGGGGTCAGGATGATAAGTAAAAGTGATGTGTTGGAGTGGTGAGGGCCAGATAATAATTTTCTGCATGCTATTGTGAATAGatgcaatttcatttatttactttattttattttggatttttagagaggggaaaggagggagaaagagagggagagaaacatcagtgtgtgatggCCTCTCTCaagccccctactgtggacctgtcctgaaacccaggcaaaacctgggtgccctgagtgggaattgaactcaagaccctttggttttcagggtGGCACtccatcccctgagccacaccagctagcgTGAAAAGATGGAATTTTAGCTGAGGGCAAAGAGGAGGCATTGCAATGATGGTAAGTGGAGGGGAAGTAGATGTAGTAATTGTGGGATACACATTCCACACTGGTCAGCCTCAGCATTAGCCCCTCTTTGGTGAACACTTTTTGCTTGGAGTTCTAAGTccttctcactcagttccttaaTCTGTCAAATTCCATTTCTAAGTATCCCCACAGATAAGTTTCCATCCATCTGGGAAACAAACTAGCCTCTTCACTGTTTCTCTTATCAAGTAAACCAAAATAACTAATGGTAACAcccacctctttaaaaaaattgttttactaCTATTCAGTTTCTCTCAGATCTCTTAGGCATTATTCGTCAGACAAAAGCATTCTCTCACCACCTCCCTGTGTTGTCTTGCCCTTGTCTGACTTCACCCTTCATCTTAGCAGACTACAGAAAGAACATGGGAAAGACTGTAAACACATCCCTGGACACCATGGTGACACAGTTCATCCTCTTGGGCTTACCTCACCCCCCAAATCTGAGGACCCTCCTCTTCCTGGTCTTCTTCATCATTTACATCCTGACTCAGCTGGGGAACCTGCTCATTCTGCTCACCGTGTGGGCTGACCCAACGCTGCATGCTCGCCCCATGTACATTCTCCTGAGTGTGCTCTCATTCCTGGACATGTGGCTCTCCTCAGTCATTGTTCCTCGTGTAATACTGGATTTTACTCCTGCCAACAAAGCAATCCCATAtggtggctgtgtggctcagctgtatttctttcactttctggGCAGCACCCAGTGCTTCCTCTACACTTTGATGGCCTATGACAGGTACTTGGCAATATGCCGGCCCCTACACTACCCCATGCTCATGAATGGTAAGTTATGCACCATCCTTGTGTCTGGAGCTTGGGTGGCTGGCTCCATCCATGGATCTATCCAAGCCATTCTGACTTTCCGCCTGCCCTATTGTGGGCCCAATGAGGTGGATTACTTTATCTGTGACATTCCTGCAGTATTGAGGCTGGCCTGTGCTGACACAACTGTCAATGAGCTTGTGACCTTTGTGGACATTGGGGTAGTGGCAGCCAGTTGCTTCATGTTAATTCTACTCTCCTATGCCAACATAGTCCATGCCATCCTGAAGATACGCACTGCAGATGGGCGGCGGCGGGCCTTCTCCACCTGCGGCTCCCATGTAACTGTGGTCACAGTCTACTATGTCCCCTGTATTTTCATCTATCTCAGGGCAGGCTCCAAGAGTCCCTTGGATGGGGCAGTGGCTGTATTTTACACTATTGTCACTCCATTACTGAACCCACTCATCTATACACTGAGGAACAAGGAAGTGAAGTCTGCTCTGAAGAGAATAACAGCAGGTCGAGGGGCTGCAAGTGAAAATAAGTAACTGCAGGCTGAGGAACTACCTACATTTCCATTGCTATGATCTTCTCAGCTACTGCTGCATGTGTCAAACATTCAACAACTAGATGTTACTTTAAGCTTAGTTGAATATCTACAAAGAcacttcttgccctggctggtgtggctcagtgtattgaatgttggcctgtgaaccaaagggttgcaggtgtgattcccagtcagggcatatgcctgggttgcaggccaggtccacagtagggggtgcacaagaggcaaccactcattgatgtttctttcccagtctttctctttctccctaccttcccctctctctaaaaataagtaaataaaatctttttttaaaaaaagaaacttctgttGTTCTATTTAACCTCAATAAATTGGCCAGAACTATTTTTCACTTTCTGGCCCATCTCTTGGGAGAAAGCACATTCTATACAAATGTCAACTATGAAGAATAAATGCTCTATCTAGGAGGAAAGGGGATTATTCCAGACTAATTTGGGGAAAACCAGCATGATGCTGTCTCATCTACCTTCATCAATTTGCTTCATGCCTAATTTCCCAAGCCCTTATACATTCAGGATTGCTTTGCCCACACCAAGGCATGGCACTTGGTGTGAATCTGTGTGTGGATTGTCTGGGTTTTTTCCAGGCTTCCTCCATCCCCCATACAGTAGTTAACTAAATTCTTCTCACTCTGTTTCAGGAATGTCTCTCTGGGTTTCTAAGCAGTCCCCTTGACATCCCCATCCTAATCCATATCACTATCAGagatttctttctgaaaacaGTCAATATTCACTGGCTCTCCACTGAATTAGGTAGATAAAATGAGACCTCATAGATTGGAATTCAAAGTCCTCCACAATCAGATCCTAATACACCTTATCTCTAAGATATCTCtacctctttcttccctcctggcCTCATCAATTTACCtgcaaactttaattttttttaaatattttatttatttatttattttagacatagggaaagggagggagaaagagtaagaaagggaaagaaacatcaatgtgtggttgcctctcatgcaccccctacagggcacctggctggcaacccaggcatgtgccctgactgggaatcgaattggcaaccctttggttcacaggctgacactcaactcactgagcgaCACCACTCAGGGCTACCTGCCATTCTTTAAACACTCTCCTTTCTTTGGGGCCTCTTAGCCTTTACTTAAGATATTCCTATATCAAAAATACTCTCTAAATTGGTAAATTGATATTTTGTACTTCCTTCTTGACCCAGGAAAAACTCTTATTCTTACAAAAAGTTTTTTCTGAGTCTCCTAGTcagaatttatttccttctcaATGCATTCCTATAGTACTTTGAATTTTATAAGACCACTTGTCATCAGCTGGACTAGACTGTAGTTTAGATCAGAGTCCCTGGAGAGCAGAAAGAATGTTTCCTTGGTGTTTGTCCTTGGTGTTTCCCCTTTTACCTAATATCCACCAGTAGGTTCTGTGGTAAAGATGTCTACCTGCCCACCAAAATccatgctcttcttcttccctagTCAGAGAGCTGTAGCTAGAACACGGCTGCCCCACCATGGACACTTCCCAGTTCCTCTTGCAGTTGAGTGTATTTATATGTCTAAGTTCTCCCAAAGAcgttatgtatatgtgtgtgtgtgtgatacttCCAGACCTGGCCCTCAGAACTTGCCTAGCAACGTTTCCATGTTCTTTTCCTGCTCTCCATGGAATGGCATATGACAGGAACCCAGATGCACCCACTTTGTAACCAAGTGGAAATGGGTCGTCTGCCAACTGGAACACACACCTCAGGATTTTAAGTGAGAGGAAAGTAAGCCTCTAACTTCTTTCATCGACTGATATGTTATTAAGTCACTTTGTTATAGTAGCTTCACCTCATCCTAATTAATACTTCACTAAAtcgacaatttttaaaattaaaacaacaccAGGAAATTCTTTTGAACTGTGTTTGAATTGTCTAAAGCATCCAAGAAAGCTTTTGGTCAATTATCAGAATACCAAAAGCGAAAGATCAAGATGCTACCTAGTCCATTATTCATTGGAACAATTAACAAATCATGCAGTGTCCTTCTAACCAGGCCACAGTGAGGTAAATAACCTTCACCTATCCCTGGGACCTGTACTGGTCTTACCGGAGGAACaagaaagcatttaaaagaaGTTGGAAACAGGGAACTCAGGTACAGGGCAGTATAAGAACAAGTGTCAATAGCTCCTTCCAGAAAATGAATGACCAGgtaaatgtgttcatttattgatCCTTTTTTCACTCAATTAGAACTGTAATGTTATGCTCAGCCAATTTTTTGcagagttttaaaagattttatttatttatttatttatttatttattttcagagaggggaagggaggtagaaagtgagggagagaaacatcaatgtgttgcgtgattgcctctcacacgtcccccctgggacctggcctgaaacccaggcatgggccctgactgggaatcataccactgaccctttggattgtaggcaggtgctcaatccacaccagccagggctgtatgtcctctttagaaaagtgtctatttattttttcccacttttaattggattgtttatttttctgtattgagTTTTATAggtttttaacaaattttt
Proteins encoded in this region:
- the LOC114489620 gene encoding olfactory receptor 10G2 yields the protein MGKTVNTSLDTMVTQFILLGLPHPPNLRTLLFLVFFIIYILTQLGNLLILLTVWADPTLHARPMYILLSVLSFLDMWLSSVIVPRVILDFTPANKAIPYGGCVAQLYFFHFLGSTQCFLYTLMAYDRYLAICRPLHYPMLMNGKLCTILVSGAWVAGSIHGSIQAILTFRLPYCGPNEVDYFICDIPAVLRLACADTTVNELVTFVDIGVVAASCFMLILLSYANIVHAILKIRTADGRRRAFSTCGSHVTVVTVYYVPCIFIYLRAGSKSPLDGAVAVFYTIVTPLLNPLIYTLRNKEVKSALKRITAGRGAASENK